A window from Gasterosteus aculeatus chromosome 14, fGasAcu3.hap1.1, whole genome shotgun sequence encodes these proteins:
- the hspa5 gene encoding endoplasmic reticulum chaperone BiP, with product MKLLLAVMLVAGTVWADDDDKKESVGTVVGIDLGTTYSCVGVFKNGRVEIIANDQGNRITPSYVAFTAEGERLIGDAAKNQLTSNPENTVFDAKRLIGRTWGDSAVQQDLKYFPFKVTEKKSKPHIQVDIGGGQLKTFAPEEISAMVLTKMKETAEAYLGKKVTHAVVTVPAYFNDAQRQATKDAGTIAGLNVMRIINEPTAAAIAYGLDKRDGEKNILVFDLGGGTFDVSLLTIDNGVFEVVATNGDTHLGGEDFDQRVMEHFIKLYKKKTGKDVRKDNRAVQKLRREVEKAKRGLSAQHQARIEIESFFEGEDFSETLTRAKFEELNMDLFRSTMKPVQKVLDDSDLKKSDIDEIVLVGGSTRIPKIQQLVKELFNGKEPSRGINPDEAVAYGAAVQAGVLSGEEDTGDLVLLDVCPLTLGIETVGGVMTKLIPRNTVVPTKKSQIFSTASDNQPTVTIKVYEGERPLTKDNHLLGTFDLTGIPPAPRGVPQIEVTFEIDVNGILRVTAEDKGTGNKNKITITNDQNRLTPEDIERMVNDAERFADEDKKLKERIDARNELESYAYSLKNQIGDKEKLGGKLSDEDKETIEKAVEEKIEWMESHQEAELEDFQAKKKELEEVVQPIISKLYGSAGAPPPEGAEGEPEEKDEL from the exons ATGAAGCTGTTGCTGGCTGTGATGCTGGTCGCCGGCACCGTGTGGGCCGATGACGACGACAAGAAGGAGAGTGTCGGGACCGTCGTAGGAATCGACCTGGGGACCACCTACTCATG TGTTGGAGTGTTTAAGAACGGCCGCGTGGAGATCATTGCCAATGACCAGGGTAATCGTATCACCCCGTCATATGTGGCCTTCACCGCAGAGGGCGAGCGTCTGATTGGGGATGCTGCAAAGAACCAGCTGACCTCTAACCCCGAGAACACGGTCTTTGATGCCAAGCGATTGATCGGGCGTACTTGGGGAGACTCCGCTGTGCAGCAGGACCTGAAGTACTTTCCCTTCAAG GTTACTGAGAAGAAGAGCAAGCCTCATATTCAGGTTGACATCGGTGGTGGCCAGCTGAAGACCTTCGCTCCAGAGGAGATCTCTGCCATGGTGCTGACTAAGATGAAGGAGACTGCTGAGGCTTATCTGGGCAAGAAG GTCACACACGCAGTGGTCACTGTCCCTGCCTACTTCAATGATGCTCAGCGCCAGGCCACCAAGGATGCCGGAACCATCGCTGGTCTGAATGTTATGAGAATCATCAATGAGCC AACTGCTGCCGCGATTGCTTATGGTCTAGACAAGAGGGATGGCGAGAAGAACATTCTGGTGTTTGACCTTGGTGGCGGCACTTTCGACGTCTCCCTTTTGACCATCGACAACGGCGTGTTTGAGGTTGTGGCCACCAACGGTGACACCCATCTGGGAGGCGAGGACTTTGACCAGCGCGTCATGGAGCACTTCATCAAGCTGTACAAGAAGAAGACCGGAAAAGACGTGCGCAAAGACAACCGCGCTGTGCAGAAGCTGCGTCGTGAGGTTGAGAAGGCAAAGAGGGGGCTCTCCGCTCAGCACCAGGCCCGCATCGAGATCGAGTCCTTTTTCGAGGGAGAAGACTTCTCAGAGACCCTGACCCGTGCCAAGTTTGAAGAGCTCAACATG GACCTGTTCCGTTCCACCATGAAGCCTGTACAGAAAGTGCTGGATGACTCCGACTTGAAGAAATCCGACATTGATGAGATTGTCCTGGTTGGAGGCTCCACCCGCATCCCTAAAATCCAACAGTTGGTGAAGGAGTTGTTCAATGGCAAAGAGCCCTCCAGGGGCATCAACCCCGACGAGGCGGTGGCATACGGAGCTGCTGTGCAGGCTGGAGTGCTTTCCGGAGAAGAGGACACCG gcgATCTGGTTCTTCTGGATGTGTGCCCGCTGACCCTTGGTATTGAGACCGTTGGAGGCGTAATGACCAAGCTGATCCCCAGGAACACTGTGGTGCCCACAAAGAAATCCCAGATCTTCTCCACAGCCTCTGATAACCAGCCTACTGTCACCATTAAAGTTTATGAAG GGGAACGCCCACTGACTAAAGACAACCATCTGCTGGGCACCTTCGACCTGACCGGcatcccccccgcccctcgtGGCGTGCCCCAGATTGAGGTCACCTTTGAGATCGACGTCAACGGCATCCTGCGCGTCACCGCCGAGGACAAAGGCACGGGCAACAAGAACAAGATCACGATCACAAACGACCAGAACCGCCTGACGCCAGAGGACATTGAGCGCATGGTGAACGACGCTGAGCGCTTCGCTGACGAGGACAAGAAGCTGAAGGAGAGGATCGACGCCCGCAACGAGCTGGAAAGCTACGCCTACTCACTGAAGAACCAGATCGGCGACAAGGAGAAGCTCGGTGGCAAGCTGTCGGACGAGGACAAGGAAACCATCGAGAAGGCAGTGGAGGAGAAGATCGAGTGGATGGAGTCCCACCAGGAAGCTGAGCTGGAAGACTTCCAGGCCAAGaaaaaggagctggaggaggtggttcAGCCCATCATCAGCAAGCTTTATGGCAGTGCGGGTGCCCCTCCACCTGAGGGGGCTGAAGGTGAGCCAGAGGAGAAGGATGAGTTGTAG